The Desulfomonile tiedjei genome contains a region encoding:
- the pssA gene encoding CDP-diacylglycerol--serine O-phosphatidyltransferase, protein MATRIRRKKPFFRRRKQWATGEETPDRHQRRAIQMAKMKKGIFILPSLLTLSSIFLAFYSIVAALKGEFTLAGALILGAGFFDKLDGTVARLTHTATRFGVELDSLADVISFGVAPALLMYVWTLAPHGRIGWVTAFLFVACGALRLARFNVQTGTIDPKRFNGLPIPAAAAMVATTVMFFQKMELNPSEFAIHLLILTLALSFLMVSSVKFHAFKDLAFVKKQPFSSTVAFVLLLALIAASPYVMLFLLSAGYVISGPILTIWLYRNRQRTQEQVAEAPAPQEATAADHQAPTTGGDLIPLSDHRRGPKGQPQRGPSDQTPSDPSSEKQG, encoded by the coding sequence ATGGCAACACGCATACGAAGGAAGAAGCCCTTTTTCAGACGCCGCAAGCAATGGGCGACCGGCGAGGAAACCCCGGACAGGCACCAACGAAGGGCCATACAAATGGCCAAGATGAAGAAGGGGATCTTTATCCTTCCGTCCCTCTTGACGTTGTCCAGCATATTCCTGGCCTTCTATTCCATTGTGGCCGCGCTCAAAGGCGAGTTCACGCTGGCGGGCGCGCTGATTCTGGGCGCCGGCTTCTTCGATAAACTCGATGGCACGGTAGCCCGCCTAACCCACACGGCGACGCGGTTCGGTGTAGAATTGGATTCCCTTGCCGACGTGATCTCCTTCGGGGTGGCGCCCGCCCTCCTGATGTACGTGTGGACACTGGCGCCTCACGGGCGCATAGGATGGGTCACCGCGTTCCTTTTTGTCGCCTGCGGCGCCCTCCGCTTGGCAAGATTCAACGTGCAAACCGGCACCATAGATCCGAAGAGATTCAACGGGCTCCCCATTCCCGCGGCCGCTGCCATGGTTGCCACGACCGTGATGTTCTTTCAGAAAATGGAACTGAACCCGTCCGAGTTCGCAATACATCTCCTGATACTGACTCTGGCTCTCTCGTTCCTAATGGTAAGTTCCGTAAAATTCCACGCATTCAAGGACCTGGCGTTCGTCAAGAAACAGCCGTTCAGTTCGACGGTGGCTTTCGTCCTCTTGCTTGCCCTCATTGCAGCCTCACCTTATGTGATGCTGTTCCTGCTCAGCGCAGGATACGTGATCTCCGGGCCCATCTTGACCATATGGCTGTACCGCAATAGGCAAAGGACACAGGAACAAGTGGCAGAGGCCCCGGCCCCGCAGGAAGCAACCGCAGCGGACCACCAGGCGCCGACAACCGGTGGCGACCTTATCCCTCTGTCCGATCATAGACGGGGGCCTAAGGGTCAGCCGCAACGCGGCCCGTCTGATCAGACGCCTTCCGACCCTTCTTCTGAAAAGCAAGGGTAA
- the ilvB gene encoding biosynthetic-type acetolactate synthase large subunit yields the protein MKMNGAHILLRSLKEEGVDTIFGYPGGAVIDIFDALATKFHRDFKFVLVRHEQAAVHAADGYARATGKPGVCLVTSGPGGTNTVTGLATAYMDSIPVVVFTGQVPTPLIGNDAFQEADIVGITRPCTKHNYLVGDVKELARTVKEAFTIAGTGRPGPVLVDLPKDVVQAQGNFEYPRSISIPTYKPTLKPHIPSINRAADLIVQAKRPVIYAGGGVITSGAHQELRTLAEMTASPVTMTLMGLGCFPGTHPLSLGMLGMHGTYRANMAVDNCDLLLAIGARFDDRVTGKVEEFAAKAKIVHVDIDPTSIQKNIKVDVPIVGDARLALAKLIEALNKRGHSSKDRDKLKKWHATITAWRSEQRLRFDRTTEIIKPQYVVEKLYELTEGNAIITTEVGQNQMWAAQYYLFDNPRTFLSSGGLGTMGYGFPAAIGAQVAFPTKTVIDIAGDGSIQMNIQELATVATYELPVKIAILNNGYLGMVRQWQEHFYEKVYAHTDIMTAPDFVKLAEAYGATGLRARTVQEVEPVIRQALDTKGPVVMDFIVEREEGVYPMVPAGGSVRDMILV from the coding sequence GTGAAAATGAACGGTGCCCACATTCTCCTTCGGTCTCTCAAAGAAGAAGGAGTGGATACTATTTTCGGTTACCCCGGTGGAGCGGTCATAGACATCTTTGATGCCCTTGCGACCAAATTTCACCGCGATTTCAAGTTCGTACTGGTGCGCCACGAACAGGCAGCGGTTCACGCTGCCGACGGTTATGCCCGGGCCACGGGCAAACCCGGCGTCTGCCTGGTCACGTCCGGTCCGGGTGGAACCAATACCGTGACCGGCCTGGCCACCGCGTACATGGATTCCATACCGGTGGTTGTCTTTACGGGGCAAGTTCCCACACCGCTCATAGGAAACGATGCATTTCAAGAAGCGGACATTGTCGGCATAACAAGACCCTGCACGAAACACAATTACCTCGTCGGCGATGTCAAGGAACTCGCCCGAACGGTGAAGGAGGCTTTCACCATCGCGGGCACGGGGCGACCCGGCCCTGTCCTTGTCGACCTTCCCAAAGATGTAGTCCAGGCCCAGGGCAATTTCGAGTACCCTCGTTCAATCTCGATCCCTACTTACAAGCCCACGCTCAAGCCACACATCCCTTCCATCAATAGGGCGGCGGACTTGATAGTCCAGGCCAAGCGGCCCGTAATTTATGCGGGCGGCGGTGTCATAACCTCCGGCGCCCACCAGGAACTGAGAACTCTCGCGGAAATGACCGCATCCCCGGTTACCATGACCCTCATGGGCCTCGGCTGCTTCCCGGGAACACACCCCCTGTCCCTGGGGATGTTGGGAATGCACGGCACGTACAGGGCCAATATGGCTGTGGACAACTGCGATCTATTACTGGCGATAGGTGCGAGGTTCGACGATCGCGTTACCGGAAAGGTCGAGGAGTTCGCTGCCAAGGCCAAGATCGTCCATGTGGATATTGACCCCACTTCAATTCAAAAAAACATTAAAGTGGATGTCCCTATAGTGGGGGATGCTCGTTTGGCTCTGGCAAAGCTAATTGAGGCCCTTAACAAGCGGGGCCATTCATCCAAGGACCGGGACAAACTTAAGAAATGGCACGCCACCATTACGGCTTGGCGCAGCGAGCAGCGTCTGCGGTTCGACCGAACCACCGAAATCATCAAGCCCCAATATGTCGTCGAAAAGCTTTATGAACTCACCGAGGGTAACGCGATTATAACCACCGAAGTGGGCCAAAACCAGATGTGGGCTGCTCAGTATTACCTGTTCGACAATCCTCGAACCTTCCTCTCTTCAGGGGGCCTCGGGACAATGGGTTACGGCTTTCCTGCCGCTATCGGAGCCCAGGTAGCTTTCCCGACCAAAACCGTCATCGACATTGCCGGTGATGGATCGATCCAGATGAACATACAGGAGCTTGCCACCGTGGCCACCTATGAACTGCCGGTAAAGATAGCCATCCTCAACAACGGCTACCTCGGCATGGTCCGCCAATGGCAGGAGCATTTTTACGAGAAAGTCTATGCCCACACCGATATAATGACCGCGCCGGACTTTGTAAAGTTGGCCGAAGCTTACGGCGCCACGGGATTGCGCGCACGCACGGTACAGGAAGTGGAGCCGGTGATCAGGCAGGCCCTGGACACAAAGGGGCCGGTTGTCATGGACTTCATAGTGGAACGAGAAGAAGGAGTCTACCCGATGGTCCCCGCCGGCGGTTCGGTGAGGGACATGATTCTGGTCTGA
- the ilvN gene encoding acetolactate synthase small subunit: MENRHVISVLVENKPGVLARVAGMFSGRAFNIHSLAVAPTMDPDYSRMTIVTQGSEQIMEQLIKQLRKLINVVKVQDLTLGDYVDREMILIRLKATAAKRAEILRITDIFRGKVVDVSHDTITLEVSGAEGKIEAIIELLTPLGIVELIRTGTVAIPRAKKAAKASGTDQ, from the coding sequence GTGGAAAATCGACACGTCATATCTGTGCTGGTCGAGAACAAACCCGGCGTGCTCGCAAGGGTCGCCGGTATGTTCTCAGGCCGCGCTTTCAACATACACTCGCTGGCAGTGGCGCCCACGATGGATCCCGACTATTCTCGGATGACCATCGTGACCCAAGGCAGCGAGCAGATCATGGAACAGCTCATCAAACAACTCAGGAAGCTGATTAACGTGGTAAAGGTCCAGGACCTGACCTTGGGTGACTATGTGGATAGAGAAATGATCCTGATCCGCCTGAAGGCCACAGCGGCAAAGAGGGCGGAAATACTCAGGATAACCGATATCTTCCGGGGCAAGGTAGTGGACGTGTCCCATGATACGATCACTCTGGAGGTTTCCGGGGCGGAAGGCAAGATCGAAGCAATTATCGAGCTTCTCACACCACTAGGTATCGTCGAACTCATCCGGACAGGCACAGTTGCCATTCCAAGGGCCAAGAAAGCGGCCAAAGCATCAGGAACCGATCAATGA
- a CDS encoding DUF465 domain-containing protein, translating to MEKRDLDLITRHEDQDPELKRLWQEHLEFEEQLEVFNKRVYLSPTEELERKTLQKKKLKGRDQIERILVRLRQDEKSGGHPDL from the coding sequence ATGGAAAAAAGAGACCTTGATCTGATAACCAGACATGAAGACCAAGATCCCGAATTGAAGAGACTGTGGCAGGAGCACCTCGAATTTGAGGAACAGCTCGAAGTGTTCAATAAACGGGTGTACCTTTCTCCCACCGAGGAGTTGGAACGCAAGACACTCCAAAAGAAGAAACTGAAAGGGCGGGATCAAATCGAGCGGATCCTGGTCAGACTTCGTCAGGACGAGAAATCCGGCGGTCATCCTGACCTTTGA
- a CDS encoding phosphatidylserine decarboxylase family protein, producing MICKAGHYEPIAREGFVFIIPGIIISFLLWWTGYSWSSFAFLLLSIAIALFFRNPERVPPREDGIVLSPADGRVVEIVENVRSENLPDSPFKRVSIFMSLFDVHVNRWPISGIVVKIKHVPGSFLDARESAASEVNEHNCVVVEGEQGTLQVVQVAGKVARRIACWVEEGDQVKQGDRFGLIRFGSRLDVYLPEGFAVVTRRDDIVKAGLSIIARKA from the coding sequence ATGATCTGCAAGGCCGGACACTACGAGCCGATAGCTCGCGAGGGATTTGTGTTTATAATCCCCGGGATAATTATCTCGTTCCTGTTATGGTGGACCGGGTACTCATGGAGTTCTTTTGCGTTTCTGCTCCTATCTATCGCGATTGCCCTATTCTTTCGGAATCCCGAGCGGGTGCCTCCTCGTGAAGACGGGATCGTGCTCTCCCCCGCAGACGGCCGGGTCGTGGAGATCGTAGAAAACGTGCGATCGGAAAACCTGCCGGACTCTCCATTCAAACGGGTCAGCATCTTCATGTCTCTGTTTGACGTTCATGTAAACCGCTGGCCGATCTCCGGCATTGTCGTGAAGATCAAACATGTGCCGGGAAGTTTCTTAGATGCCCGTGAGTCTGCCGCGTCCGAGGTCAATGAACACAATTGTGTTGTTGTCGAGGGCGAGCAGGGGACACTTCAGGTGGTGCAGGTGGCCGGCAAAGTGGCCCGGAGAATCGCGTGCTGGGTGGAGGAAGGCGACCAGGTCAAGCAGGGCGACAGGTTCGGACTGATCCGATTCGGATCGAGGCTGGATGTTTACCTTCCGGAAGGCTTCGCTGTGGTGACCCGGCGGGATGACATAGTAAAAGCAGGCCTTTCCATTATAGCACGCAAGGCTTAG
- a CDS encoding 2-isopropylmalate synthase, whose protein sequence is MSDRVLIFDTTLRDGEQSPGATMNKQEKLQLARQLEKLGVDIIEAGFPASSEGDKEGVGQIAAEIKNSRIVGLARTGAEDIETAWRAVEKAAKPGIHTFIATSDIHMEHKLRMSRDEVVDRAAQAVRLARSLSDWVEFSCEDATRSDPEFMCRVIQTAIDEGAGTINIPDTVGYSYPEEMAERIRTVREKVKGLEKVVLSVHCHNDLGLAVANSLAAIRAGARQVECTVNGIGERAGNAALEEIAMILKTRKEAFNVHTGIVTEQIFHTSRLVTAITGMAVQPNKAIVGSNAFAHESGIHQDGVIKERTTYEIIDPRAVGIGKSSLILGKHSGRHAFRERAKSLGYDLTDEEINRAFKRFKALADHKKTIFDEDIEAIIAEEVLRIAETYKLLSVTIMSGTDVVPTATVRLEVEGTEYHGAELGNGPVDATYNTILKLTGRQPKLLRFSISAVTGGTDALGEATIRLEEDENIATGKGAHEDILVASAKAMVNALNRLDYLSKRPKPSVRL, encoded by the coding sequence ATGTCTGACCGCGTGCTGATTTTTGATACTACTCTTCGGGACGGTGAACAATCGCCCGGCGCCACTATGAATAAGCAGGAAAAGCTCCAACTCGCCAGGCAATTGGAAAAGCTAGGTGTAGACATCATCGAAGCCGGCTTCCCGGCCAGCTCTGAGGGAGACAAGGAAGGTGTCGGCCAAATTGCCGCGGAAATCAAGAATTCAAGGATTGTGGGCCTGGCAAGGACCGGTGCTGAAGATATTGAAACGGCCTGGCGTGCGGTCGAAAAAGCCGCAAAACCCGGCATCCATACTTTCATCGCTACGAGCGATATTCACATGGAGCACAAGCTCAGGATGTCCCGCGACGAGGTTGTGGACAGAGCGGCTCAGGCCGTGCGTCTCGCGCGATCATTGTCCGATTGGGTCGAGTTCTCCTGCGAGGATGCCACGCGCAGCGACCCTGAATTCATGTGCCGCGTAATACAGACGGCCATTGACGAGGGCGCGGGCACCATAAACATCCCCGACACGGTGGGTTATTCCTATCCGGAGGAAATGGCCGAGCGAATAAGAACAGTTCGTGAAAAGGTCAAAGGCCTCGAAAAAGTCGTTCTATCAGTCCACTGCCACAACGACCTTGGTTTGGCGGTAGCCAACTCCCTGGCTGCCATCAGAGCCGGAGCCAGACAAGTGGAGTGCACCGTGAACGGAATTGGAGAACGGGCCGGTAACGCCGCGCTGGAAGAAATCGCTATGATACTGAAGACTCGAAAAGAGGCCTTCAACGTCCACACCGGAATAGTTACCGAACAGATCTTTCACACAAGCCGCCTCGTGACCGCGATCACCGGTATGGCGGTTCAGCCCAACAAGGCCATAGTAGGGTCTAATGCCTTTGCACACGAGTCGGGCATTCATCAGGACGGTGTCATCAAGGAACGGACCACTTACGAAATCATCGACCCGAGAGCGGTGGGAATTGGCAAATCTTCCCTCATCTTGGGCAAGCATTCCGGCCGCCACGCGTTCCGCGAGCGCGCGAAATCCCTTGGATACGACTTGACGGACGAGGAGATAAACCGAGCGTTCAAACGTTTCAAAGCCCTCGCGGACCACAAGAAGACCATCTTCGACGAGGACATTGAAGCAATTATAGCGGAAGAGGTCCTCCGGATCGCCGAGACGTACAAGCTTCTGTCCGTCACGATCATGTCCGGTACGGATGTGGTGCCGACCGCCACAGTTCGCCTGGAGGTAGAAGGCACTGAATACCATGGCGCTGAACTGGGTAATGGACCCGTTGACGCGACTTACAACACCATTTTGAAACTTACGGGCCGCCAGCCGAAGCTTCTGCGCTTTTCCATATCCGCAGTCACCGGCGGGACCGACGCCCTCGGCGAGGCTACGATCCGCCTGGAAGAGGACGAAAACATTGCAACGGGTAAGGGCGCTCACGAGGACATCCTGGTGGCGTCGGCCAAGGCAATGGTTAATGCTCTCAATCGCTTGGATTACCTTTCCAAAAGGCCCAAGCCTTCAGTCAGGCTGTAG